The DNA window ATACACCAGAGATAAGAAAGACACTTACTATGTCGGCCATGAGAGGGTCATCGGGGTTGGGTTCTGCCATGAGCAGCTGGATAGAAGTCAACACAGTGGAAATGTTCAGGGATGGCCGCCAAGCTCCCTAGATGCAGATGTGGGGGGAAAATCCCATTTATACCACGAGGAGTCTGATACGGAAGCTGGCACCGCCCATCAAACCCCACTTACTTTTGGTGGCAATTTGAGGACGTCCAGGCAGATCCTCCCTGCAGAGTCAATGTTAGGATGATAGATGGGAGTCAAAAAGCGGATCTTTGGAGGTTCAAATGGGTACCTTTGAAAGCACAGGACAAAAAGTTCAGTTCTTGCTGCTGCTACGATTCACGGTATCATTCACAGCTTTCACATCAACACCGTGCCAAAATGAGAGGCCCATGGGCTTCTTCGAGATCACGCAGTCCAaccctctccattttacagaggtatTGAATCCTGGAGAGGTGGAGTGACTTCTGCCCAAATTTACACGGCTAAAAGTAGGTCTGTAGAATGAGCAGCACTCAACTCTGGCCCATAGGAATTTCTGGAAAGCACAGACTTTGGAATGGAATCGACACCTATCTTTGATCACTTCTTAGCCTCTCTAATGATGTATCATGTGGTGAATCTGGCTTCTCAGGATGTCAGCCAGGGTTTGCAAGGTCTAGCTTGTCGAGATCTAGAATAACCACTTGGATACTCAGAATCTCCCCATCTCATCCTTAATTGCAAGGACTGTGCCTACCACTGTTTACTTGAGAAGGCACTTAGAAGGCTCATCACATTGGAAGGGGGCTTGGAGATGATctcacagaggaagaaatgagacccagagaaattatgACTTTCTGAAGCCACAGAGAGAATGAGCAGCAGGGCATTCACTTCTCCGGGCTCCCGGCTCCCAGCCAAACCTCCCACTCACTACacatccccacctccccaaaaggGCTCCTTACCCTGCAAGTGTGGAATCAGATTTGCACTGACCTCTCAGGAATGGAGACTTCCAGCTTGAAAATACCCTTTTCATACGGTGTGTTGGTCCCACCCAAAAtctcttaaaaggaaaaataaaatcaatggatAAAGGATGAACTGCGCTGCCACAGTGCCACTCAACACCATGGTTCTAACGTCCCAAAAGTAGAGAAACGAGGTCTGGGGAAGCAACTCTTACCCAGCCCCTTCCCACCCAATATGGTCGTGCTTTACCCACAAGTTTCTATAGGCTTACAGGATCggatttaaaaagatgaaaggcacctcagaggccacTGTGATCacgttcattttacagattaggaaaccaaggcacGGAAAGGAAAAGTGATCATGTTGTTAGTAAGCGAAAGAGGATCTGAGCCTGCCTCTTCCTGACGCCAAGCTCAGTGACCCATCGCACTAAGCAGCCCCTCAATCAATTCATGCCTCAGAGCTGATGCCCAAGTGTTTTGGTTAACAAAGGGAAATAGCCAAAAGTTGCTGTTCTCGAACCTGGAAAAACAGGAGAGAATATAGCATCCTTTTTATGAAAACAAACCCCTAGGCTAAAGGAGACCAAGGCTCCTAAGGTGCGCAGGCATACTTACGAGCTCGGAAATCATCCATCTGGTTTGTGTTCTGCCAGCAGGTGATGCCCGGGGGTGGCTCTGTGGCCAACATCTGCAACTCTCGCTTTAGACGTGAGGCTCTCTGCATGGTCTTCTGAGGAAGGTAGCGCACTTGACAAGGGAAGTGTCAAGGGGGAAGCActaaggggagggaaaagaagagtcGAGAAAGGGTCAGCCATCCTTCCTGTGGCACAATTCAGCAAAAGAACTTGTGGTACCTGATTCTCCAACCCAACAAGGATTCATCAAGCGCCTGCTGCCACACCAGGTACCACGCTAAATGAAAATGCTGCCTGTCCTCAAAGAAGCTGCAGACAATTGGAGGGGAACAGTATGTACACAAATCACTAAATACCAGATGAATACACGGTGACTTCAGGGGAAGGGGATACTTCTAATAATGAGGGGAATCAGGGAGGGGTTCATGGAGGAGGAGCTAAGCCTTCATGGGAGACTGGGATGCCCAGAGGCAGgccagggaaggagggaatagaGGCTGGGAAGTGGGAAACCAAATGCCACATACAGGGAACATCAAGCAGGCTAGTTTGGCTGAAAAGCAGATTATGTGGGAGGgtctaatgttaaaaaaaaaaatcaacctgaaAGACAGATTGGAACTAGACGGTTAGGGACAAGcaggagccactgaagcttcttaagCAGGAGACAGTCAGGTGTGTGCTCCAAGCAGCAACGTAGAGGATGGACTgcgaaggaaagaaaatggagtcaGGAGGCTACGGTCCAGGGAGCCGATGGATGGATGGGAAAGATGTCACAGTGACAACAACAAGAACTGTCGAGGGACCAGATGGACAGAAGGCAAGAAGTgagagtgaggagctgaggaGGACTCCAAAGGTGTAAACGTAGGTGACTGGAAGCAGGATACAGTTTGTGGGAAAGATCACAGGTCCCATGTCGGAGATGATGCATTTGAGATGCCTAAGAGACATTCAGGTGAGGGGCCTAGCAGGCAGCTAGTAATGCTAGACTGCAACTCAGGAGAGATGAAATGCAGACATGTTTATctatctgggaatcatctgtatagagatgacaAGTAAATACATAGGAACTGATGGAAtgacagagagggaaaaggaggagaggagaaggggagggacagaggaagaagaaagaaggaccagaatagagccttgggggacatTATTCCAATGTTCCTACTATTCTTCTAAAGGGGACTGAAGTTTTTTCACTTCTGCCTGAATTTCACCAGTGATTTGAAGAGAGCATCTCTTTAATCCTTCAAAGGACCTGCAATTCCATCAAATGTAGGCACCTCTTCTAAAGAGACAGATGGTAATCCCTGCATGCCCTGGTAGATGCAGAGTGGTCCTGAAGAAAGTTACAAAACTGGGCTGTTTTTATCCACTAAATCTTTATGGTATACAATCTCACCTGAATTCTCATTCAGTCATCTCaataatctttttccttttttgtgtctcCTCTTACCCCAGCAATACTAAGGTTCCCCACTTCCAGCAGATGACCTAGCCTAGTCTACTTCTCTAAGAAGAGTTAGGCCAATGGATGGAGAAAGGAAGCCCCTTGAAAACAAAGAcccattttgttttgtctttgtagtctcactgcctagcacagtgcacTGCACATAGTAGACTGCTGAATGAAttcttgttgttcagctgtttcagtcatgtccaactctttgtgacaccattaggggttttcttagcaaagatactggagtgatttgccatttccttctccaaaggaATGGAATATTGAATGAATTGATGTAAGCTATGTCAGTTCCCCCGTCCGTACCTCCAACCATGCCAGACCCTGTGCCGGACACACAAactaaaatgaaacagtccctgccctgaaggagctggCATTCTACCTATTTTATTGTCATCTCCACCAGTTCATGAAGCTTCAGTTGTTCTGATTTGTACTTCTCAGTAGTGATATATAGCAATTTCTCATAGTTTCACTTCTCTTTCtgagaactgttcatatcctaACAACTTGGCTCTTGgtatatttgtgtttgtgttaAAGTCCtacatatcttggatatcagatccttattagatattttgttgtgaagttgtttttcagttgtgtctgactctctgtgactccacttggggttttcttggcaaagagactggagtgatttgctatttccttctccagctcactttacagatgaggaattacggcccagggccacacagctagtgaatgtctgaggccagatttgaaggtgagtcttcctgactccaggaccggcactctattcactgtgccaccttgctacccACCTTAATAGATATAGTTGATGCAAATACTTTTTCCCAAATAGCAGTTTCCTTTCTTAGCtgcactgattttatttgtgcaaaagctttttgattTCATGTAACTGAAATGACCTACTTTATATTTTGCAATTGCTTGTATCACTTATTTGGCTACAAATTCTCCCCTTAGACAGTTGTGAAAGGAGCACAATCTTGttctcataatttaaaaaaagtgttgtgggggcggctaggtggcacagtggataaagcaccggccctggattcaggagttcctgagttcaaatccagcctcagacacttgacacttactggctgtgtgaccctgggcaagtcacttaacccccattgccccgcaaaaaaaaaaaaagtgttgtgaCCTTTTATATCAATGTTGAATATCCATTTGAACATACGATGGTATATAGTAAAAGGCACTGGGTTAACCCTAATTTCTGGTAAATTAGGCCTGTGATCAAGTTTTCCCAgtacttcttcattttttaagtgaggcaattggggttaagtgacttgcccagggtcacacagccagcaagtgttaagagtctgaggccggatctgaactcaagtactcctgactccagggccggtgctccatccactgtaccacccagttgcccctccccagtactttttttttttttttaatttttttttttttaagcgggacaatgggggttaagtgacttgcccagggtcacacagctagtaagtgtcaagtgtctgaggctggatttgaactcaggtactcctgaatccagggctggtgctttatccactgcaccacctagccgccccccctccccagtacTTCTTAACTAAAAGGAACCCTTGGCCCAGTAATTTATATTTCTGGAATTTATTAAGGACCGGCTCTGTTTCCCACTCATTGCCTAATCCAATGGCCTTCTCCCTTCCTGACCTCTCTCCAGTGCTGACCCTTCTTCCCTCCTATCCTACTCTACCCCATCCTGTCCTCCCCACGATTCAGAGACCCCATCCCCTGCAGGTTCTCTTCAGGCCTCTGATCATTCCTTCACTGGCTTCTCACCCTCCTTACTACCCTTCAGTGGGGATGCTCATCCTCAGCCCCTTCCAGTCGCTATACTTCCTTCTTCCGCAATCTCATCTACGGCTTTGCCTACTTCCCTTCTGTTAGTGATTTCTATCCCTATCTGCCTTCCAAACTCCAGATCAGGGCTTCTTTGCCTTTCTGGGTTATGGGCTTCTGGTGCTCATAGACTTTTCAGAATAacgtttttaaattcataaaaccaAATACATgtgattacaaagcactttcatggCTAACATTTCTCTCTTCCCACCACAAGCACATTAGCACAAGCCTCGGTCCCAGCCCCCTCAGCTCCTTCAGTAACATCCTTCCAGACCTTCCTACCTCTCATCCCCTCCCTCCAGCTCCCACTGCCACCAGGGTCATCCTTCACAGCCACAGATGTGGGCATGGCCCCCTTCACTCTGCAGCCATTCTAGCACCTCCACAACCTGGCACCACCCCACCTTTCCAACTGTATCTCATGTTACTGCTCTCTGCACGCTTAACGTGCTAGTCAAACTCGATGAGTCTCAGGTTTCTGATCCCCAGCCCGAACCCAACAAGCAATGAGCTTCCCTGCCTCTAATCCTTCGGCCTCAGACTTCTCCCTAGGCTTGGGAGGTGCTCCCTCTCCACTCTCCACACTGGACAGAACTCAACCTATCCTTTAAAGCACAACTTAAAGGTAATGTTCTGATTCACATATCCTGTCATACCTGGTGTGACAGGTGTCTTTGCTGACGTCACCCCCTACTTGActgcaaattccttgagaaaggagCTGTGTCTCATCTAAATGTTAAGTATCTCCTAGAGCTCAGCACAGTGTTCTGCCCATGTAGACCTCTAACAAATGTACTGTTGTATTACCAAATTGTATTGACTTTCACTTGGGTATGACCCCTCTCAAATCCATTACTTGGTGGAATCAACCTTTTTGAACTCAGTTAGGTTAGACTTAGGATACCCATTGTCATAGGGTCCATCGTCAGACTTTGGTAGGTCCTATCAGACCAAGGCAATCTATGCTTCAAAAATGTTATTGATCACGTTATTGATTCACCAGCACAGAATCATCTACACTGGTTGTCTCCACTTCCTCATCACCCATTCACTTCTCATTCCCTCGTAATTTGACTTCTGGCTCTACCATTCAGATACATTTCCTCCCAGCTCACCAGTGATCTTTTGACTGTTAAATCCAACAGCCTTTTCTATGTCTTGATTCTCCTTGATTTTTCTGAAGCTTCTGACACTACCGATCATTTCCTCTTCTTGGATACTTAACATTTCTCTTGGCTTCCCCAACAGCGATCCCTCCTGATGATTCTCCTACCTGTTCACTCTtttttccatctcctttgctggatcagcATCATTTCCAGAACCCTTAGCTTGGGTATTCCCTGGAGATCTATTTTGAGCTGTCATTTCTTCCCATTCTATATAAGTTCTCTTGCAAATCTCATCTGTTCCCATTGGTTCAAGTATCACCTCTATGaagatgacttccaaatctagTATCCAGTTCCAATCCTGCCAGAGATCTCCTTCAGGACAACCCAAACTCGATGTGTCCAAACTGAactgtctcttcctccccccaatcCTGCTACTTGTTggaactttcctatttcttttgaaggGACTATTATCCTCCCCAAATCTATAACCTCTGGCTCATCCTTGACATCCTCTCCCTCGCCGCCCATGTTTAATCAGTTACCAGGTCTCCTCACTTGTCCTTGTCCATCCTTCCTTGCATCCTCCTTTTCTCTGCTGGCATAGTTACCCCTGACTTGAGGCCTTCAACACCTCTTTCCTGGACAGCCTTCTAATCAGTTTTTGGCTTGTAGCCTCTATCCACCCGGCTGCCAAAATAAACTTTCTGAGGAGGTCTGACTGTATGCCACTCTCCCGTTCAAAAACCTTCCGTTCAGTTCAATGGGCATTTACTaagtactatatacatacatagatacacatacacacaaacacatatgctATTTATGGAGGATGATGGGGGTACAAGACAacgttccccccccccaagtccagCAGTCCTTGTCACcttggagtttacattctactagaggatTTTATacctacatgtatacatataatatacatatggagaataaatattaagcaagttgggggtgggggagaacatTTACAACTTGGAAGATCATacaagaaactagggattctgcgAGGGGAATATCCTACTCATGGCAGGGAGACAGAATGTGCAAAGACAAGGAGGTCTCAAACACAAGAAGCATCAAGTAGATCCCTTTGGCTGAAAGGTGGAGCGTGGGAGGGGTGAAAACATGAGATCAGTCTGGCAAGACAGTTTGAAATccgattgtgaaaggctttagaTGCCAGGCAAAATAGTGTTTTATCTCTGAGGGAATAGGGAGCTATGGATACTTCTTAAACAGGAGAGTGACtagtcagacctgcattttaagaAGGTCTCTTTTAGGAGCTTAAAATTCGAACGCCCCTGAAGTACTTTTAATTACTGAGGAGAAAGTGCATACGGTTGGAAAATAGGAAAATTATCCTAAAACTGTAAATGCTAAGTAATatacaaatggggaaataaaCACAGAGACTTCACTCAGAGTGGAAGGACAAGTGGGGAGGTCACACACAcaagtggggagaaagggagttTGCAAGCAAAAGGAAATAAACGCAACCAGTGCAGATTGGAGCGAATAATCCAAGAGAGACGCAAGTCTCCGAACGTTAAAAACCTATGAATTTCAAGGCCATCCCCAGCAGCCAGAGGCACGTCACTGATTGGTAGAAGCCATTGATTGACAACTGCCCCAGCCAAGAGAGATTTTCCCGAGACAATTCAAAAGGCACAGTGAATCCTACAAAGACACAGCTATAACTTTTCCCTGGGCCTACACCTCCCCGAGAGAACCCAAACTccccagaagacagaaccagCACTCGGGGTTGGTGAAAGCGGACGCCCAGCCTGTCCCCAGTCTCTACAGTGATCTATTCCAGGGCTCATTCTCACAAGGCACCGAGGAGTAGGAATGGTCCAGTCGTAGGGGCTCAGAAAATAATCGGTCTCACCTGAACTACCGGACTGAGATACTCGAGCTCTTCTGGGAGGAGGGGCGGGGCTCCAAGAGGGCGCCAGTTTGTAAAACCAAGAGCGCCGCCCGGATTGGTCCTCCCTAAGCCGCCCGGGGAAGGAGCGCAGCTGCCTATTGGCCTGCCATCTGCGCAGCTGCGATGCGAAATAGCACGCACAGGGAAGGCGGGGAAATCCGAGAAAGGGGCGGGGCTTCCGAAAGCGGTTACTAGGTTTTCCCGGGAGACCTTTATAGGATATGAGGGGCGGTAAAGCGCAATTGCTACCCAGGCTGCCCTTTTACTGCTGCATCCACTTCATTGGACCATCATAAAAATCCATGGCCTCGGATGTTTTTGCACAAGTGCACCCAGTATAGCTACTGAACAAAGTTCAGTATTGCAAGGATGCAAATTGTCCTCACTGCGACCTGGTTTGATGGGATTCATAATTATTAGACTATGGCCAAGGAGAGGAACTTtgttaaaaagaaatggaatgggggcagctaggtggcgcagtggatagagcaccggccctggattcaggagtacctgagttcaaatgcggcctcagacacttgacacttactagctgtgtgaccctgggcaagtcacttaacccccattgctccgcaaaaaaaaaaaaaaaaagaaagaaaaaagaaatggaatgtaAGACGTGTGTTGGAATAGCATTGTATATTAAGATATATTCATGTAAATAAATCCAGGAATCGGAGAGAACTACAGTGGAGAACATCTGGGTGAAGCTAAATGGAGGGATTAAGGGAAGTCATATTGACAAGGGAATGTAACAGCTAAGTTACATTGCTCCCTGAacggagcactggacctggaatctggaagatatgagttcaaatcctgtctaagACACcagctgtgcgaccttggacaagtcacttaactactttctgcctcaatttcctcaactgtaaaatgaggattaataatagcacctgcctgtaacatgaggatgataataacatctacctctcagggttgttgtgagattcaaattaaataatatttataaagcagttagcatagtgcctggaacatagtaggcacttgtaAATGTCCTTCaactcaaaaatgtttaaaaaagtatgttaaaagttgtctttacatgtaacttggggggaagaatatatatatatatatattttttagtgaggcaattggggttaagtgacttgcccagggtcacacagctagttaagtattaagtgtctgaggccggatttgaactcaggtactcccaactccagggccggtgctctatcctctgcgccatctagctgccccagaatatttttttaaaaaagaaaagagaatataaaattttactaTTCCTCAGACGTGGAACAGAaaatttatcaggaaaaaaaatgtccttcctccctccttgctcccctccctccctctcttccttccttccttcctccttcccttccttccttccttccttccttcttcccttccttccttcctaatatGGCTTTTGACCTCATAACTCCAGTGAAACTACTCTTTCCCAAATTACCAGTgaactttctcttttaaaaaattaattttttcccattttttatttgtaaatcacCCAAATTTCCCAGTGTGTCCTTCAGCCACAATTGAAAACGACTATCTTCCACACCATAGCCAAAGTGagtttcctaaagtgcaggttttATGATGCTACTTCCCTACTCAGTAATGAATGGCTTCCTTTATGCCTTTAGGATCTTGTATAAGCTTCTCtatctggcttttaaagctcttcacaacctttccccaacctaccttttatccttattttatattactcccCTCCCTAGATTCTTCAGTCCAGTCCACCTGTCCTTCTTGCTGCtaaatttactttatatttaattatttatactCAATACATATTGTCATCTAcatagaaagtaaactccttgagggcagacgatgtctcatttttttactttgtatgcTCAGTGCACATCATAGG is part of the Dromiciops gliroides isolate mDroGli1 chromosome 4, mDroGli1.pri, whole genome shotgun sequence genome and encodes:
- the UBE2T gene encoding ubiquitin-conjugating enzyme E2 T isoform X1, which translates into the protein MQRASRLKRELQMLATEPPPGITCWQNTNQMDDFRAQILGGTNTPYEKGIFKLEVSIPERYPFEPPKIRFLTPIYHPNIDSAGRICLDVLKLPPKGAWRPSLNISTVLTSIQLLMAEPNPDDPLMADISSEFKYNKPAFLKNAREWTEKHARQRREAEEDEEVENLPEPSNPKSAEAPQKRKGSKLGGLEKRLCPDA
- the UBE2T gene encoding ubiquitin-conjugating enzyme E2 T isoform X2; amino-acid sequence: MISELRFWVGPTHRMKRVFSSWKSPFLRGQCKSDSTLAGYPFEPPKIRFLTPIYHPNIDSAGRICLDVLKLPPKGAWRPSLNISTVLTSIQLLMAEPNPDDPLMADISSEFKYNKPAFLKNAREWTEKHARQRREAEEDEEVENLPEPSNPKSAEAPQKRKGSKLGGLEKRLCPDA